ttccaatattagttgaaggtcttgaagctgtcaatcattgtatttatattacaaattttatataccatgtgtgTTACTCATtcacatatttaaacaaactcatccttcggattcgtttgtttaaatatgttaactcgtgagaaccatggtatatatagtacttgTCCACGAAAGCGTGTCTGTCGTGAACTAAAAAGCAGACAAATCAGATCTTTTTCCTTATACTGGTGTATAATGACTTTAAAAGATTTACTGATCTTTTAATAAATAGATtttagaaaatgtggtatgagtgtcaagaagacaactttccatccaagtcacaatttgtaaaagtaaacctttacaagacaaaatacgacctccaacacggagcctaggttcacaccgaacagcaagctttaaagggccaaCAATGACCAGTGTAGTGTactgaaaccattcaaacagcaAAATCAACGATCTTatctatagtaaaaaaaaaaaaaacgagaatcTAGCAACACTTaggaaccacaccaacaaacgacagccattgaacatcagattcctgactaaagACATTTGCAAACAAATGCAACGTGATTAAACGTTATGATAGTCGCCACCCAACTTGAAACAATAGCATCACACCACACAACAtcgaaagacacactataaaatatcaattgaaatgactttaactcaatcaaaagacatattaaaaaAGCAAGATCATACACTGAAAGCCAGTAACATACAAGCGCGGAAATTTAAACCAAGGAATGTACAATTGTCATAGCAACGTTTTTCCAAGTTGGTAGTTTGAAGTGGTCACTTGTGCCAATTTGAAGTTAACCGAAAATCCGACCTGAAGCAGGTTTTCTATGTTCGTGAGTATGATTATTGCAATATGCACATTTTCATGCACAAGAAAATGAAATCAATTCGGCCACTTAGTAACCacacaggagcctgtaattcagtggttgtcgtttgtttttgtgttatatatctgtttttcgttcactttttatacataaattaggctgttagttttctcgtttgaattgttttacactgtcatttcagggacttttatagctgactatgcggtatggaatCTGCTCATGGtcgaaggctgtacagtgacctaaagttgttaatttctgtgtcaggttggtcccttgtggagaattgtctcattggcaatcataccacatcttctttttttacaggTATCATGTGGAATGATCATTgtctaattaagaaataattcatggaagcctgaattatttcgattctaataggacaaataagttaatttaaatACTGAAGCGAGGGTTGGTATGCCGTGTGTGgagctgttcttttttactccttgttagataaagctcaaatattctCATACATCTTTAACTTGCATTAATTATTTCGttaataaccgctagaaaaaatatgtttaattctcaaacccaatacttccgatttttaatttacatgttttctcgtaagctaccgtcaaatccaaaaTTGACATTTCGTAAAGAAGGAGCTACCATGTTGACTCGCTGAATCAAAGGCAATAGAATAGAAAACCTCAGAAttccattttaatacaatattatacgaacTTCGTTGGTtacaaaaaagtttttatttttgtgatattgactaaatattgtttttatactgcaacttaaatatCAAGCTTATTtgcatcccttaatgaacccctcattgtacatgttgtagagaaagtgttccatgatgaaattgacattgcacaaaatatacagtgttactatatttaggaaataaacaaaactagTTGCAATACATTAATTCTTTTATTATGCAtctgaataagaataaaagttctgtaatgttttttgtttaattaaaattagTAATACAATAAATTTGGCAAAGCGTTTGCAATGTAGGTtcaaatacatgtggatttacgtgggaggtatattgtaacatccattattatgtatatctctgagtctgcgctaagcatagatatatcgagaattttcacACAGTgttgttcacaaagcgaaagaagcacgtcatattagaataaatgATCACTTAATATGCAAAGTATCATTgatgtaacaaaaatattaaagaatcCATGTTATAATGAAAGCGAAAGCCAAATGCTTCAAATGTAAGTCTTAGTGCTGGAAGGGTTGACAACATTATAAAAGTTTACCTCTAGCACGTATTTTTAATCAAAGCAAAACACCTACATGACCGAAGACTTCAAAATCAGGTAAAACAAGTCCTTGTAGGTGTTAGTTTAGAACCACATCATTTATAGTGGGCATGTCTCTAGGACGTGAATGTCCTTAAACTAAGGTCATATAGATATCTTCGTATCATTTTACCAGACAGGTAATACATGTGAATCCACTATGTGAAGATTATTTAAGAACTGTCTATCCAACATTTGGAACAGTTTTTCCTTCATTTCGATTACAGACTACACAGTTTCGAACCTTTTAACGTATCTATATTCCACAATGTATATAAATAGTAAGATAATTTctattattatacttcatgttAAAATGCATGTTTTGATTAGCTAATatgagggtgttaatttactctatcacatggctgagcgggtgacaatattttttaatgtcaccctctcggctagaccaatcaaaaatcggtaagttaaacgacaatgaattgaatttacatcaagttattaaagacaatacttaaagttctaatttactatatacaacgaagcgtggaacgactcaaacttatttcttttacaattgttggaaaCACATATTtaacttgttaatattttttctttaaaacctATACATCATTATGTGTTAGTCtgttattgttgatattttattcCATACTTAAACGCATCCGTTCACCATCGATTAGTTTCAACAGGTGATGTTCATGTCATCATGTTCATTGTAATGTATATTTCTCCgccagatatgaggccttttttTCCAAAAGCATTAAATCAAATagataacaataacaaaataacaacaattgaaaagatttttttctctaGATATCAGAGCTTTTCCtacgtttcgggccgaatccatatatcgttgatatgtcattATGCATTAttataacattgtttatttagggacgacatcaaaagttcaatgtaggataaaaaaaaaacttaattcatatagttttttcactgacccccctactcccccccccccacttaactgaatttgagaaaaattgattgaccaataaggatgtatataaaatcgatgtcaattaaacaaatcTTGCAGCAATGTTGAACCCCCAACCCCAAACTAATAACCcactaaattttgaaatatttttttcatacagCATTGTCTGAACAAAGTAAATAATAGTTCCTCACAATGATTAGAAAAACATGTTGGTGACTGGGGAAAAAATCCTCCTGTACCCTCTTTAATAAAATCTTCTTCGCCTTACGCGTTCTTACAGTTCAATTGTTCAGAGCGAGTAAAAATAAACATCTTTCAACCATTACGGACAACAGAAACTCTATCGATGTTAGTACATTAGTACTATATATATGCTAACATGTGAATTTACAATAACGTGGGCGCATTTGCTATCACATGacaaatgttctattgtattttaaaaaatcaaattgaaagcTTAGTATCTCTacgatttcaaaatttattaacggACAATTTAAGATATGTTTGTTAAAAATCATGTCAGGACCTAATCACTGACGACTGAATTGATGATATCCTTGGGACAGATAGAGGTATCTACTCAGTGgtgttaaaaattgaaacaatacatTATAAAGTTCATGCAAATATATAGACACAACCTAGATTCATGAAATTGTATAGATAATTAACGCATGTTTTTCAGAAACAGTATCAAACAAGAAGTATGAAAAACAGAGTCTATTTTATCATTGCTTTGAAAATCCAACATGCATTTAACAAATTAGCACATTGGCTACTTACACTTATAATTTTCCAGAATATTCAATATGTTAAAATAGAAGTGTATTGCAGAAGAAGAAAAGCACACACATTCGTTACAGTGCTTTGTGATTTGAGGTATAAAAAAGAGTAATTCCGTAGCAATTCAATGCGAGTTTTCTTTTGTCTTTATAAGGTTTTATATGATATGAACTAGAATTGGTATAATATGGCTTTATTGTAATTGTCATCTTCTTGTCAAAGATGTGATCGAGGCCAtttatatgaaacaaaacaaaaattttgaaaCCTGAGTCCTTCAACTTTGTTATGTCCTATGATATACCATTTGATCGCTACCCTCGACCTTAATCTATGGTATTGTCAAATTGTCTTCCACGACACAGCACTATGACCAAGGTTCATACTCCTTGTCGTCTTATACTATTGCCACGAATTAAATGCATGGACATATGTATATAAACTAACTTCGTTAGTAACTTACAATTCCACAATTAAGAATTGCTTCACTGACAACAATTGGAAAAACAAATTTTTGTAAGTAAGTTTTATTGAATTTAGTTGAACTTCCTTAGTCATACATTAGATTTGTTCTTATTTAATAATCACGAATTAATTGCATGGAAATATGTACGTAAACTAATTAAGAATTAAGCAATTTGGAATTTCTTCAGAGACAGCAATTGCATATAGTATTTTTTTGGAAGTAATTACGTTTTATTAAATTGATAATAATCTTATTTCGAAGTTTTTACCTTGCTAAATCAAGAATGTTGAATAGATGCTAAGTAATTAGTTTGTTtagttttaaaaacttaaacatattttaaaaggtATATGTGGTAGGATTGACAATATATCATAGGCTTAAGAGTTACGATTAGTATGGGCTATTCTTAACATTTTAATACGTGATCACATATAGTATAGCTGTTGTAAAGTTGCAAGGTGTTCTAGTCTGATCAGGTTAGTTTCTGTAGAATCACGTTCTTAACATGCACATAGTCTGATAGCATAATATTATCTGGTGcaaaatttcatataaatacttattttataaaaatatgttttaacgtTAAGGTAAGAATGTTTagactttatatatttatttcagtcAATGTTTTGTTGTTGATAATTTGCAATTAAGCGAAATTAATTTCTTATTTAGAAATTTGATATTTCGCAAACTctcgtttatcatgtttataaatattatctaCAGCTTGATATCgaatttcatttttgattttttttcatcatatttaatAGTTATTTCTTCAAATAAACATTTGGGATACGCATTACAAAATTATGCATAACCCTTTAGCATCTTAAAATTGAATCACTTATCTCgacaataattatattcataaacaaatattacaagTTATAAACATCATTGGCTTTCAATTAATCGGCTTTGTATGTTCTTGAAGACTACCAGTACACTATGGTGTCACCAGCTCAGTATAGTCGGCACTGCAGTAATAACCTGATATATATTGAACCATTCTAAAATTGACCGTTTTATAATTTGGAAATTGTAAAGAAACTAAGATTTAaactccctcagacaaagttGATGTTAGATGGGTATGGCATTTTTTAAAGGTccttttttggtcatatagctcttgAACTGTTTCGGTTCTCATACTTACTTTTACTTGAGCGTTCTTAAGGAAAGTCAATCAAGAAAAACGCATCGTCATCATAATTATAATGTTTTTTCCCATGTTTTACAGAAATTGCACGGTACTAACCATAATGGTGCCTTATCTTCTTACTGCGATCTTGGTGATATATCTGGTACACACGTGTCATGCTGATATGCTGACGGGATTAGGAAACAATCTGTTTGGACACAAGTGTTCCTATTTCTGGAGATTTCCCAATACCACAATGCAGAAAAATTATCTTATGCAAGTCGCGCAGCAGGATGGAAAACTTTGCAATGCAGTGCAGTTCAACTATCTTAGTCGACATGGCGCTAGGATGCCTGCAGCCGATGATTTTGTCAACTTTGATCAGTTGAAAACGAAAATTGTTGAACATTCTGCAAATATTCTGCGCTACCCATTCATAAAAAACTGGCAAGATTATAGTCCTAAAACGCACGCCCATGTTGAAGATCTTGGACGTTGGGAATTGCATCATCTAGGTAATTTCTATGGAAGTGGTTTGTACGATATGTTCCATGGAAATATTTCACCTGCAACGATAAAGCTGACGGCTTCAGAAAAGCGTAGAACAAAAACAAGCTCTGCAGAATTTTACAAAGCCTTTTCAAGACGTGTAACTGGAAAAGCATTGAGTGACATACATCCAGTCGTAAATAATACAATGTTACGATATTGGGACAACTGTCCGAACTACGACCTAACTATCCTAAAGAACAAAACACAGATGCAACAACAGTATGCCTTTCAGAACTCTTCTTATttccaaaatgttataaaatctgTGAATGAAAAACTTGGAATGAACGTATCATTAACGCCGGGTAAGTCTTGTATGCTTGTATGATGTAAAATAAGGAGATACGTTATGATCACCATTGAGACAACATGATTTCTGTGACATCACCGTATGCTTCAGCACAGTGTAACTACCATCCACACGATTTTTGTTTACTTCATCGTAACTATCCTCAACATATTGTAAAAACTATCCACACAATTTCCTTGACATCACGGTATGATTTAGTACATGTATAGTAATTTCCATATGAGTGTCCTTGTACAAGTGGTCCTGATAGTCATACTGATAAAGTTTATCAGTTGGTATTTGAATACTTTGTCTCTCTACAGCAACCACCATTTAATTCTTATAATGAATTGGtttgtttagtttgtttttattttgttgttttttggagGGCGGGATTTGGATTGTTAATTTTCTTGAGGACATGTACACgaattaattaaatttacagaTGACATTAAAGCCATGTTTATGATATGTGCAACTGATCTTGCTGTCCGGAACAATACAGATTGGTGTAGTTTACAGACGGAAgcagaaagggagataatcaactATGAAAGTGATATAGAGGTAAGTGTTGCTATCTGGAGAGAATAATATCTAAAGATTTCTATATGAATTCTTCTATGAAATGCACGTGCTAAAACGAGGGCAAATATTGCTTCATCATGAATTTAGCCCAACAATGTTACATCTGCAAATCTACGGGAGGAACCAGTCACCACTATCCACTTGCGTTTCAGATTGTAAGTTTCATAATACAGACGGCTGTGTAACGATATCAAAGAAACACGATTTCAAATCCCTATGATGGAAGAGCAAAATTATACCGAAAAGACGTCATATATTTTGTGATACAATATGCATCTATCTCATAAAGATATGGGTTTAAATCCGCCTATGTAAAGTAGATTTTAACCAccttaaatatcaattataatatttttagcTGAACTCAAGACGAAGTACATACAAACCTTCCCAGATTAGGGGCGGGGCTATAGTGCCTTTAAACCTTTTTATCTCCACCACAATCTTTTTGTCTGTGCTGATTCAGGAGTCTGtagttggttcatgtctgtcatattcgTCCTAAATTGTTTTGGTATTATTTCGGCCGTTAGTATTCTCAATTGAAATCTTTCCTACTTTTCATGTCGGGACCTTATATAGCCGACTTTACTGTATGAGTTTCCTCATTGTTCGAGGCCGTGTGGTggcctataattgctaacataCTTCATTTTAccttggtggatagttgtctaattggtaaTCGTATCATATGTTCATATTTCTATATACAATTTCTCTTTATAAAGTTAAAGCATTGCAATATGCCATTTACTATACCTATGACCACGACTGAAAAGACTGAAAGCGTATTTATTCTTGTGGggttcaatttcaaaatttaacatgaaTATAATAATTGTTAAGAATATTATTGGTACTTTGTATAAGAATGGAACATAAATAAAATActaggaaaaaaattaaaacaatttaattacAATTGCATAATTTGACAAGGTGAATTATTTTTTCCCCCACGAAACCacttttattactattttgatctgagcgtcactggcgagtcttatgtagacgaaacacgcatctggcgtattaaatcataatacTGGTACCTGTGATTActattatgttttatttcaggATTATTACTCCCTATTCTATGGTCATACTTTGATACAAAAATTGACATGTCCATTATGGCAGGACTTATTTGCTTCCATGGAAGATGCCATTAACAAACGCAAGCTAGGAGAAACGTATGTATTTATTTTCTGCTAGAGGCATTAGCAGCTCAGTATAAGAACATCAATACTTCCATGACTTAgaagatattgttttaatatacaGTTAGTTGCTATTCTCAATCAAAATACCCATTCGTTCTACCATAAATCATTTCATTCGGAACTTATATACAGAAGATGAGTACACTATTAACAATGAAGTATCAGAAATCCTCGAAATATATTTCTAGCTGGTATCTATAATTTTATATTTGACtagttttcttttaaatgtattttgttttaaaatttccgtCTTAAAAGATATACTCAGTGATTCTATTTTATTGCGCCGAATTTTAGATTGTTTGTGCTTTTGTGTCTACAATTAAACAACGCATATTCTTCCGTAAAAATAATTTAAGTAGCAATTTTAAAGTAGTTGATTACATTCACATTTCTTTTTTAAGGTATGTGCTTGGAAATCTTCGTTTCGGACATTCTGATACTATGGATACGTTTTATTCCGCTCTCGGACTTTATCATGATAGCCAACCTCTCCGAGCTGATAACTATGCCGCCATGAAAAACCGGATGTTTTATGAAAGCAAAACTACACCATTTTCTGCTAACATTGCATTCATCCTTTATAATTGTGGAGGAAACGAAGCAGAAAATTATCTCCTGAAAATGATGGTTAATAATCAGCCTGTAACAATACCCGGATGTGACAGTGATTTTTGTCCTTACCTCAAGGTCAGAAGCATATATCGAAATTATATCGAAAACTGCAAGTGGCGAGAATTATGTAACGTAAGAACAATATCGCAAGCTGTTGGATGATCAAATCTTAAGTTATCTTTGAACTCAATTTTTACCATTTCTAATAAACTGTTTTATCTATTCAATGAATTGTTCTGTTGTTTACATTATTTTAAGAAAGAATAGCCCGACAACTTATTTGACGAATGCTGAGTCATTTAGATCATTCAAAATTTAATCAAGACAACATGCTTACAACATAATATCAAAGTAAGAAGATGTAGTAATATTGTCAGTCACACGGCAACTTTTCACCAAACACCAAATGACGAGAATGTCTGTAACTACATGGGCCACAGACCATGTTTTTACAATAAGCAAAAGCAATACAGTACAGTCCCGACATGAAAAAAAGGGCAACAATTAACCGAACAAGAACAAGAGCGGCCATTattatgacaaaatatttaaaaaccaaaaacgaaaataaaaaaaagcaataacAACTAATGAATTATAAGCTCCTGGTTTAATCACTTGCATATAAAGAATATGGCGAGCTTAGACTGTGAGCTCTAAACTCTCCCAATACCAAAAAATAATCAGTATTAGTAGTGTGGCAACACGGCATTAGAATTCATGTAATACAAATAAAGAGGCTTGATTCCTATGATTggaaaagttatgaaaaaaactaacataaataCAAAAGACATTAAATATGGATATTAGATTATTCGCAATTATTCGAAGTGGTTCATAGTCGATAGAAACTAACACCATGTCTATAATTATAAACTTTGGCAAGCAGTTTCTTTGATATACTCAAGGAAAAATAACATGGCATTGACTTTTTATCGAAGCATACTTGAGAAACTTGGCCCCTCTCGGTTCATGTCCAGGGACATGTATTTCGTACATGTTCAGAACTTCCTCATGAATGGAAGCTATGTGATAATATCTAAAGGAAGTGCTCCACacatatctatattttaaataaaatagaactagggatttactttttgttttaaaaaaaatctatgtataaagtttaaaaaaggaatattattttagacctactttcgcatacaaccggatgtgacgtaccatgagtTGGTGGTATTTCACCTATATCTGCTTAACTATATCTTGGTATTGTTTCACCTTCTTTATACACAACACATTTGTCACCCAGATTACACGAGAATCCTGTCAAATACAgacttttattaaaaacaatcatttataGCAAACATCATTAATCTCAAAAATTATTGTTTCTCAATGGTAAATTGTTTTTCAAGTCGAATAATACTTCCGATACTTAATTTTAGTTTCTGTCTTTGGTACCTGTAGTTATTGTACATCCTTTTATTTTCTTGTacactagttatcaaaggtaccaggattataatttagtacgccagacgcgcgtttcgtccacataagactcatcagtgacgctcagatccaaatagtcattaagccaaacaaatacaaagttgaagagcattgatgacctaaaattccaaaaagttgtgtcaaatacggctaaggtaatctatttctgggataagaaaatcctta
The window above is part of the Mytilus galloprovincialis chromosome 4, xbMytGall1.hap1.1, whole genome shotgun sequence genome. Proteins encoded here:
- the LOC143070626 gene encoding multiple inositol polyphosphate phosphatase 1-like, with the protein product MVPYLLTAILVIYLVHTCHADMLTGLGNNLFGHKCSYFWRFPNTTMQKNYLMQVAQQDGKLCNAVQFNYLSRHGARMPAADDFVNFDQLKTKIVEHSANILRYPFIKNWQDYSPKTHAHVEDLGRWELHHLGNFYGSGLYDMFHGNISPATIKLTASEKRRTKTSSAEFYKAFSRRVTGKALSDIHPVVNNTMLRYWDNCPNYDLTILKNKTQMQQQYAFQNSSYFQNVIKSVNEKLGMNVSLTPDDIKAMFMICATDLAVRNNTDWCSLQTEAEREIINYESDIEDYYSLFYGHTLIQKLTCPLWQDLFASMEDAINKRKLGETYVLGNLRFGHSDTMDTFYSALGLYHDSQPLRADNYAAMKNRMFYESKTTPFSANIAFILYNCGGNEAENYLLKMMVNNQPVTIPGCDSDFCPYLKVRSIYRNYIENCKWRELCNVRTISQAVG